One window from the genome of Thalassospira xiamenensis M-5 = DSM 17429 encodes:
- a CDS encoding NUDIX hydrolase, producing the protein MTYLDHIKACNNANPSRYVPFRIDGMSLGALRPDFATALSALGPDFVRDENGEFCFAPHIGTLDDRNRSLDTATKALCDQGVIRRLHGERFDIRPTLGHDPLCQLDRSAMPYFGFRSWGVHMNGYVQKDDGIHMWIAHRAKDKPTYPGMLDNMVAGGQPTGLGFLENMIKECAEEAAIPENLSRNLKPVGTVSYLYETTEGLKPDVMVNYDLELPADFVPRCADGEVERFELMPLAEVAEIVRSSFDFKFNCALVIIDFLIRHGFLTADNEPDYSQLTTGLHRNIFR; encoded by the coding sequence TTGACCTATCTTGATCATATCAAAGCCTGCAACAACGCCAATCCATCGCGCTATGTGCCATTCCGCATTGATGGAATGTCTCTGGGTGCCTTGCGTCCGGACTTTGCCACCGCCCTGTCCGCACTTGGCCCGGACTTTGTCCGCGATGAAAATGGCGAATTTTGCTTTGCGCCACATATCGGAACCCTTGATGACCGCAACCGTTCGCTCGATACCGCCACCAAGGCGCTTTGCGATCAGGGCGTCATCCGTCGTCTGCATGGCGAACGGTTCGATATTCGCCCGACACTGGGTCACGATCCCCTGTGTCAGTTGGATCGGTCCGCCATGCCCTATTTCGGGTTCCGGTCCTGGGGGGTGCATATGAACGGCTATGTGCAAAAAGATGATGGCATCCATATGTGGATTGCCCACCGCGCCAAGGACAAACCGACCTATCCCGGCATGCTCGACAATATGGTTGCAGGCGGCCAGCCGACCGGACTTGGTTTTCTTGAAAACATGATCAAGGAATGTGCCGAAGAAGCCGCCATCCCCGAAAACCTCTCCAGAAATTTGAAACCGGTCGGTACCGTTTCCTATCTTTACGAAACCACCGAAGGGCTAAAGCCCGATGTCATGGTCAATTATGATCTGGAATTGCCCGCCGATTTCGTGCCGCGATGTGCGGACGGCGAAGTCGAACGGTTTGAATTGATGCCTTTGGCCGAGGTTGCCGAAATCGTACGCAGCAGTTTTGATTTCAAATTCAATTGCGCGCTGGTGATCATCGATTTCCTGATTCGCCACGGCTTCCTGACCGCCGACAATGAACCGGATTACAGCCAGCTGACCACCGGGCTGCATCGCAATATTTTCCGATAG